In Amphiura filiformis chromosome 2, Afil_fr2py, whole genome shotgun sequence, one DNA window encodes the following:
- the LOC140172208 gene encoding LOW QUALITY PROTEIN: uncharacterized protein (The sequence of the model RefSeq protein was modified relative to this genomic sequence to represent the inferred CDS: deleted 2 bases in 1 codon; substituted 1 base at 1 genomic stop codon), with the protein MASSTDTNAFDQVKEQWINPLYREGIGRRTGRALHINAGRDSEGFENFSDYWTDSIDSDVSDMIDKENDISKITESDKQKGGDAQNRKMSSPLKPMQSFASSGKSSVTSSSTIRASSSSSSNLTTHREPVDEDMEPTTDEDMEPTTDEDMEPTTDEDMEPATDKHMEPAADVSVESTMDEHTEPANNGQGEPATDEHKEPAAGTNETSDKSVHQETSIKDTEKSANNKDDTTEPSTAIEPPSETNTTMEPSTAREPPSEMTTTTPVPQESLNEADITGSIICSQVSQEPNSALRQFKTKKRLTFTSSEVEKEIMSKKNTSPRKSPRSKKSATNAPSSDEPEGAIMSKQTDKQDGVTDKCEAEADGLDNTLTEDGSDTPTKRSSDEDKNSTVKKQPRKSSRLSVKADGKDTGKSPSKTDGKELNKRLGRKLRTSYSKANQRNNPENHXKSSSADVTNSSKPTSDLEAHVEMLRKDSHGNDPKSNKSRLEHLRKSTNLQESMNDSGEATRFITLHKSHHQTNGVSAEDDVDEEEDFEIVEEPVKTQKRESRKTGGRKAAKRKAEVHDQEKDARKIVRKSKRQDVAKNSEKLEDIEPEGDGGESEEEEEAANVKRKGKRGTKKNSKAGKGASSQPDMTIEENDAIVTGNSKRNKRNSKVPARSENDEEEGDEGEAEVQMTEEKDTKITRNSKKNKRNSKVPIKPENNEQEEEEAQKTLEDNAKVTRNSKRNTRNPKVAATSENNEQTEDQEDEDVEVDSEDAAKIPVRPSRRSMKPTSGDKEGEGETEVDPKKVGKRQMTNSRANRKRTTENDVNESEEEMSDQRHKDGKRKSRSTSTNKGTAETDDVEGSSEDKNDEEMSDQGQRDGKRKTRSTRTNKGTAETDDVEESSEDKEDEDMSDQRYKDGKRKRRNTRTNTKESAETDDVEESSEDKEMSDKESKRQTRNKRANRKGTAETDDVVELKEDENDKEMSDQGPKDDGKKSKKGKKKGRSRNKRQDSGESKQESDEQGKDTAEEQKLERKTRTRGREVPDQESEDNVKVDGESKGRKRRAAKSRGKKVQVEEEKEEDVEMDDGMNADDVEETALESQEQNTDEFAPDVQDEASKGRKRKATKSRGRKVLVEEKEDADEFAPDIQDEEENVDAHDDVNAEDIEETPVDSHQSTDGSVPSAESEQFSDIKRRNSGSRSRKSFELVLLAEEIESERLVTQDGDDHNRSVYSFESSGDAELDVSHSVVIQELDPKRLSWQKAPSELSPINPQQFESSKSNRTSKKSKANKQETKADKQKAKSSQRKRKADISEVVVSEAGDSDTSEVVAKKVQRSEVIAKEKGQRGRGRRKSSGSTTAEESDIAEVIAKNKGERRSKKNSESTSAGESDMSEVVAKKVQKSEVISKNKGQRGRRKNSGNTTAEESDNAEVVTKKVQKSEVIAKNKGQRGRRKNSGSTSEDTEQVQPDESGTTDGLRRTKRPRVPTLEYWRNEKPHERRKSGDTEEQAESELQEANSLSHDMLESEDSQKTSSEEASDRESENRLSEEEKEERRASCVMKMGKQGTTEVSVHVHEQEGSTIDMQPEKTDSHKKSHTPLVSSTDPTTTPKSILKRTNSRMSRNNRRLTLKFLNSLQPDESDPVNGLRRTKRTRVHTLEYWRNERPLYERRKSGGFALVGVMSPPNKEKTPKKKKPRKKAMATSLTPRNVSMHVSPPPKAKTVPSKAVTVLNPETEEEVEIDAIVTSEMHHYVGPSGKVAEPDDPITVCKCLHQPAFSMHHYVGPSGKVAEPDDPITVCKCLHQHAFSSDAIVTSEMHHYVGPSGKVAEPDDPITVCKCLHQRAFSSDAIVTSEMHHYVGPSGKVAEPDDPITVCKCLHQPAFSSDAIVTSEMHHYVGPSGKVAAPDDPITVCKCLHQPAFSSDAIVTSEMHHYVGPSGKVAEPDDPITVCKCLHQRAFSSDAIVTSEMHHYVGPSGKVAEPDDPITVCKCLHQPAISSDAIVTSEMHHYVGPSGKVAEPDDPITVCKCLHQPAFSSDAIVTSEMHHYVGPSGKVAEPDDPITVCKCLHQPAFSSGEFAIVTSEMHHYVGPSGKVAEPDDPITVCKCLHQPAFSSGILKLRPFKEKSTQLVRRNTMVFYIVKGKLAVTIHNTTQILQTGDSFFVPQGNVYNIKNLRKDEAKLKFFQLKNG; encoded by the exons GAGACATCAATAAAAGACACAGAAAAATCAGCAAACAATAAAGATGATACCACAGAGCCATCTACAGCAATAGAACCACCTAGTGAGACGAATACAACCATGGAGCCATCTACAGCAAGAGAGCCACCTAGTGAGATGACTACAACCACTCCTGTCCCGCAAGAATCCCTCAATGAAGCTGACATCACAGGGAGCATCATATGCAGCCAGGTTAGCCAAGAGCCCAACTCAGCACTACGACAATTCAAGACTAAGAAAAG ACTCACTTTTACCAGCTCTGAAGTTGAAAAAGAAATTATGTCCAAGAAAAATACTTCGCCACGGAAATCGCCACGTAGCAAGAAAAGCGCCACCAATGCGCCGTCAAGTGACGAGCCAGAAGGGGCGATTATGTCCAAACAGACAGACAAGCAGGATGGTGTGACAGACAAATGTGAGGCAGAGGCTGATGGTTTAGACAACACATTGACAGAAGATGGTTCAGACACACCAaccaaaag ATCATCTGACGAAGATAAGAATAGCACCGTCAAGAAGCAGCCACGAAAGTCCTCAAGGTTATCCGTTAAAGCCGATGGCAAAGATACTGGCAAGAGTCCATCAAAAACTGATGGAAAAGAACTCAATAAAAGGCTAGGGAGAAAGTTAAGGACATCGTACAGCAAGGCGAATCAAAGAAACAACCCCGAAAATCATTGA AAATCTTCCAGTGCAGATGTCACAAATAGTTCGAAACCAACATCAGATTTAGAGGCGCATGTAGAGATGCTGAGGAAGGATAGCCATGGCAACGACCCTAAGTCGAACAAGTCAAGACTTGAACATTTAAGGAAATCAACCAACTTACAAGAATCTATGAATGACTCGGGCGAGGCAACAAGATTTATAACCTTACACAAATCACATCATCAGACTAATGGTGTCAGTGCAGAGGATGATGTGGATGAGGAGGAGGATTTTGAGATTGTGGAAGAACCAGTGAAAACACAAAAACGTGAGAGCAGGAAGACTGGAGGGAGAAAGGCTGCAAAAAGAAAAGCAGAGGTGCATGATCAGGAGAAAGACGCGAGAAAAATTGTGAGAAAGAGCAAGAGACAGGATGTCGCAAAGAATTCTGAAAAATTGGAGGATATTGAACCTGAAGGAGATGGAGGTGAgagtgaggaggaggaggaggcggCAAATGTTAAGAGGAAAGGAAAGCGGGGAACAAAGAAGAACAGTAAGGCTGGTAAGGGTGCATCATCACAACCAGACATGACGATAGAAGAAAATGATGCAATAGTAACAGGGAATTCCAAGAGAAACAAACGAAATTCAAAAGTTCCTGCAAGATCTGAGAATGATGAGGAGGAGGGAGATGAAGGAGAAGCTGAAGTCCAGATGACAGAAGAGAAAGATACAAAAATAACTAGGAATTccaagaaaaacaaaagaaattctaaAGTTCCCATAAAACCCGAGAATAATGAGCAGGAAGAGGAAGAAGCACAAAAGACATTAGAAGACAATGCAAAAGTAACAAGAAATTCCAAGCGAAATACAAGAAATCCAAAAGTTGCTGCAACATCGGAGAATAATGAGCAGACAGAGGACCAAGAAGATGAAGATGTTGAGGTAGATAGTGAAGATGCTGCAAAAATTCCAGTGAGACCAAGTAGAAGATCGATGAAACCAACATCAGGTGACAAGGAGGGAGAAGGGGAAACAGAGGTTGACCCCAAGAAAGTTGGAAAAAGGCAAATGACTAACTCAAGAGCAAACAGGAAAAGAACAACGGAAAATGATGTCAACGAATCAGAAGAAGAGATGTCCGACCAGAGACATAAAGACGGTAAAAGGAAATCAAGAAGCACAAGTACAAACAAAGGAACGGCAGAGACTGATGATGTCGAAGGGTCAAGTGAAGACAAAAATGATGAAGAGATGTCCGACCAGGGACAGAGAGACGGTAAAAGGAAGACGAGAAGCACAAGAACAAACAAAGGAACGGCAGAGACTGATGATGTCGAAGAATCAAGTGAAGACAAAGAGGATGAAGACATGTCTGACCAGAGGTACAAAGACGGTAAAAGGAAGAGGAGAAATACAAGAACAAACACGAAGGAATCGGCAGAGACTGATGATGTAGAAGAATCAAGTGAAGACAAAGAGATGTCAGATAAAGAGAGTAAAAGGCAAACTAGAAACAAAAGAGCAAACAGGAAAGGCACAGCAGAGACTGATGATGTCGTAGAGTTAAAAGAAGACGAAAATGATAAAGAGATGTCCGACCAGGGACCCAAAGATGATGGAAAGAAAAgtaagaaaggaaagaagaaggGTAGAAGTAGAAATAAAAGGCAAGATTCAGGTGAATCAAAACAGGAGTCTGACGAGCAAGGAAAGGACACTGCAGAAGAGCAGAAATTAGAACGAAAAACAAGGACAAGAGGACGAGAAGTACCTGACCAAGAATCTGAAGACAATGTGAAAGTTGATGGGGAAAGTAAGGGAAGGAAACGTAGGGCTGCTAAATCAAGAGGAAAGAAAGTACAAGTTGAGGAGGAGAAGGAAGAAGATGTTGAAATGGATGACGGCATGAATGCAGACGACGTAGAAGAAACAGCTTTGGAATCTCAAGAGCAAAATACGGATGAGTTTGCTCCAGACGTACAAGATGAAGCAAGTAAGGGAAGGAAACGTAAGGCAACTAAATCAAGAGGGAGGAAAGTGCTAGTTGAAGAGAAGGAAGATGCAGATGAGTTTGCTCCAGACATacaagatgaagaagaaaatgtGGATGCTCATGATGATGTGAATGCAGAAGACATTGAAGAGACACCTGTGGATTCCCATCAGAGTACGGATGGGTCTGTTCCCAGCGCAGAATCGGAACAGTTCAGCGATATCAAGCGACGGAATAGCGGATCCAGAAGTAGAAAAAGCTTTGAGTTGGTGCTGCTGGCTGAAGAAATTGAGTCTGAGAGGTTGGTAACACAAGATGGAGATGATCACAACCGGTCTGTGTATTCCTTTGAAAGTAGTGGGGATGCAGAACTTGATGTATCACATTCAGTTGTTATTCAGGAGTTGGACCCCAAGAGACTCAGCTGGCAGAAGGCTCCTTCGGAACTGTCACCCATTAATCCACAACAGTTTGAAAGCTCCAAAAGTAATAGGACTAGTAAGAAGAGCAAAGCAAACAAACAGGAAACGAAGGCAGACAAACAAAAGGCCAAATCATCACAAAGGAAGAGAAAAGCTGACATAAGTGAAGTGGTTGTCAGCGAAGCAGGAGATAGTGATACTTCGGAGGTTGTTGCTAAGAAGGTTCAAAGGTCAGAGGTCATAGCTAAGGAGAAAGGTCAAAGGGGAAGAGGAAGGAGGAAAAGCAGTGGGAGTACCACAGCAGAAGAGAGTGACATTGCAGAGGTCATCGCCAAGAACAAAGGTGAAAGGAGAAGTAAGAAAAACAGTGAAAGTACCTCAGCGGGCGAGAGTGACATGTCAGAGGTCGTTGCTAAGAAAGTTCAAAAGTCAGAAGTCATCTCCAAGAACAAAGGTCAAAGGGGAAGGAGGAAAAACAGTGGAAATACCACAGCGGAAGAGAGTGATAATGCAGAGGTCGTTACCAAGAAGGTTCAAAAGTCAGAGGTCATCGCCAAGAACAAAGGTCAAAGGGGAAGGAGGAAAAACAGTGGAAGTACCTCAGAGGATACAGAACAAG TACAACCTGACGAAAGTGGTACAACTGATGGATTACGTCGTACAAAGCGCCCTCGTGTTCCGACCCTGGAGTACTGGCGCAACGAGAAACCGCATGAACGAAGGAAATCAGGCGATACTGAAGAACAAG CTGAATCTGAATTACAAGAAGCCAATTCCTTATCACATGATATGTTGGAAAGTGAGGACAGTCAAAAGACATCAAGTGAAGAGGCCAGTGATAGAGAAAGTGAAAACAGATTAAGTGAAGAGGAGAAGGAGGAAAGAAGGGCATCTTGTGTGATGAAAATGGGAAAACAAGGGACTACGGAAGTctcagtacatgtacatgagcAAGAAGGCAGCACAATAGATATGCAACCAGAGAAGACCGACAGTCACAAAAAAAGTCATACACCTCTTGTTTCATCTACAG ATCCAACAACAACTCCAAAATCCATATTGAAAAGAACCAACAGCAGAATGAGCAGAAACAACAGGCGTCTCACCCTGAAATTTTTGAACAGCC TGCAACCAGACGAAAGTGACCCTGTTAATGGATTACGGCGTACAAAGCGTACTCGTGTTCATACCCTGGAGTACTGGCGCAACGAGAGACCGCTTTATGAACGAAGGAAATCTGGCGGTTTCGCTTTAGTAGGTGTTATGTCACCGCCAAACAAAGAGAAAACGCCAAAGAAAAAGAAACCAAGAAAAA AGGCAATGGCTACAAGTTTGACCCCAAGGAATGTATCTATGCATGTCAGCCCACCGCCAAAAGCAAAAACAGTCCCAAGCAAAGCAGTGACTGTATTAAACCCGGAGACAGAGGAGGAGGTTGAAATTG atgctattgttacaagtgagatgcatcattatgtaggacctagtgggaaagtagcagaaccagatgaccctataacagtctgtaaatgtctgcatcaacctgctttctca ATGCATCATTATGTAGGACCTAGTGGGAAAGTAGCAGAACCAGATGACCCTATTACAGTCTGTAAATGTCTGCATCAACATGCTTTCTCATCGG ATGCTATTGTTACAAGTGAGATGCATCATTATGTAGGACCTAGTGGGAAAGTAGCAGAACCAGATGACCCTATTACAGTCTGTAAATGTCTGCATCAACGTGCTTTCTCATCGG ATGCTATTGTTACAAGTGAGATGCATCATTATGTAGGACCTAGTGGGAAAGTAGCAGAACCAGATGACCCTATAACAGTCTGTAAATGTCTCCATCAACCTGCTTTCTCATCGG ATGCTATTGTTACAAGTGAGATGCATCATTATGTAGGACCTAGTGGGAAAGTAGCAGCACCTGATGACCCTATAACAGTCTGTAAATGTCTGCATCAACCTGCTTTCTCATCAG ATGCTATTGTTACAAGTGAGATGCATCATTATGTAGGACCTAGTGGGAAAGTAGCAGAACCAGATGACCCTATTACAGTCTGTAAATGTCTGCATCAACGTGCTTTCTCATCGG ATGCTATTGTTACAAGTGAGATGCATCATTATGTAGGACCTAGTGGGAAAGTAGCAGAACCAGATGACCCTATAACAGTCTGTAAATGTCTGCATCAACCTGCTATCTCATCAG ATGCTATTGTTACAAGTGAGATGCATCATTATGTAGGACCTAGTGGGAAAGTAGCAGAACCAGATGACCCTATAACAGTCTGTAAATGTCTCCATCAACCTGCTTTCTCATCGG ATGCTATTGTTACAAGTGAGATGCATCATTATGTAGGACCTAGTGGGAAAGTAGCAGAACCAGATGACCCTATAACAGTCTGTAAATGTCTCCATCAACCTGCTTTCTCATCGGGtgagttt gctattgttacaagtgagatgcatcattatgtaggacctagtgggaaagtagcagaaccagatgaccctataacagtctgtaaatgtctgcatcaacctgctttctcatcag GTATTTTGAAGTTGCGACCATTCAAAGAAAAGAGTACTCAACTAGTAAGAAGAAACACAATGGTGTTTTATATAGTGAAGGGCAAATTAGCTGTGACAATACATAACACTACACAGATATTGCAGACTGGGGATTCATTCTTTGTGCCGCAAG GTAATGTCTACAATATCAAGAACCTAAGGAAGGATGAGGCCAAACTCAAGTTTTTCCAACTTAAGAACGGGTAG